A region from the Felis catus isolate Fca126 chromosome F1, F.catus_Fca126_mat1.0, whole genome shotgun sequence genome encodes:
- the FCRL3 gene encoding Fc receptor-like protein 3 isoform X1 — protein MLLWLLLILAPGRQPAGALPKALLVLKPPWSTAFKGETVTLFCKDHHSVAWEYVSWYHNETPLRKQSGKLQISKSGHYRCKTQRSSLSDPVHVQFLSDWLVLQASHPAFERDKVVLRCRGKKEEAIVERTYYKNEEKIRTYNSNITVYPDFNDDSKYHCTASGTNIWGGSWTETSRPLKIQVQELFPSPVLTASPSWPIEGSPMTLTCETWLPPQTSHTRLQFCFFKEHQALGAGWSNSPELQIPTTWSEGAASYWCQARTVIPRILKTSPRSQIRVHRVPVSGVNLETQPLVGQLIEGEDLVLICSVAAGTGTVTYSWHREGSERSLGRKTQNALSAELRIASVREQDAGRYYCAADNLDGPVLSKRIRITLRVPVSPPVLTIRRPRSQAVEGDVVELHCEAQRGSPPILYRFYHEDVPLGSSSAPSGGEASLNLSLTAEHSGNYSCEANNSLGVQRSKMVSLSITVPVSHPVLTLNPDVAQAMVGDVLELRCEAQRGSPPILYWFYHEDVILGNTSAPFGGGASFNLSLTTEHSGNYSCGADNGLGAQSSETVSLNITGLSKNKVTHITVGVIGCLLSMLGLAATAALVGRFRTQRKSGPQTGQKRGSEEAPGPELNRTIPRNIGSVPGPDPPAQALHGPPSLSRPALMELQPLYSNVSPGDDDLVYSQIWSRQHREGSPAHSPRTHQKGEVFHQEPAIIYSEVKRADPDDPARQDREEAAEGYENVPCASLALDH, from the exons ATGCTTCTGTGGCTGCTGCTGATCCTGG CTCCCGGACGACAGCCGGCAG GAGCACTTCCAAAAGCTTTACTTGTCCTCAAACCTCCATGGTCCACAGCCTTCAAAGGAGAGACAGTGACTCTCTTCTGTAAGGATCACCATTCTGTAGCCTGGGAATACGTATCTTGGTATCACAATGAGACTCCCTTGAGAAAACAATCCGGAAAACTCCAAATAAGCAAGTCTGGACATTACAGATGCAAGACCCAAAGATCTTCCCTCAGTGACCCCGTGCATGTGCAGTTTTTATCTG ACTGGCTGGTCCTCCAGGCCTCACACCCTGCCTTTGAAAGAGATAAAGTAGTTCTGAGATGccgagggaaaaaggaagaagctaTTGTGGAAAGGACTTactacaaaaatgaagaaaaaattagaacTTATAACTCAAACATCACAGTATATCCAGACTTCAACGATGACAGCAAATATCATTGTACTGCTTCTGGGACAAATATTTGGGGGGGGTCATGGACAGAAACTTCACGACCTTTGAAGATCCAAGTTCAAG AGCTGTTTCCgagtcctgtgctgacagccagccCCTCCTGGCCCATCGAGGGGAGCCCCATGACCCTGACATGTGAGACCTGGCTCCCTCCACAGACATCGCACACTAGACTTCAGTTCTGTTTCTTCAAAGAGCACCAGGCTCTGGGGGCCGGCTGGAGCAACTCCCCGGAGCTCCAGATCCCCACCACGTGGAGTGAAGGCGCCGCCTCCTACTGGTGCCAAGCAAGGACGGTGATTCCCAGGATCCTGAAAACAAGCCCACGATCCCAGATACGTGTCCATA GGGTCCCTGTGTCTGGTGTGAATCTAGAGACGCAGCCCCTTGTGGGCCAGCTGATTGAAGGAGAAGACCTCGTCCTTATCTGCTCAGTAGCTGCGGGTACAGGGACTGTCACGTACTCCTGGCACCGGGAGGGCTCGGAGAGGAGTTTGGGCAGGAAGACCCAGAACGCCCTGTCTGCAGAGCTGCGGATAGCCTCCGTGAGGGAGCAGGATGCCGGGAGGTACTACTGTGCGGCCGACAACCTGGATGGCCCTGTCCTCAGTAAACGGATCAGAATCACACTGAGAG TTCCAGTCTCGCCTCCAGTCCTCACCATCAGGAGGCCCAGATCCCAGGCCGTGGAGGGGGATGTGGTGGAGCTTCACTGCGAGGCCCAGAGGGGCTCTCCCCCCATCCTGTACCGGTTTTATCATGAGGACGTCCCCCTGGGGAGCAGCTCGGCCCCCTCTGGAGGAGAAGCATCCCTCAACCTCTCTCTGACCGCAGAACATTCTGGAAACTACTCCTGCGAGGCCAACAACAGCCTGGGAGTTCAGCGCAGTAAGATGGTGTCCCTCAGCATCACAG TTCCAGTGTCTCACCCTGTCCTCACCCTCAACCCTGATGTGGCCCAGGCTATGGTGGGAGATGTGTTAGAACTTCGctgtgaggctcagaggggttctCCCCCGATCTTATACTGGTTTTATCATGAGGATGTCATCCTGGGGAACACCTCAGCCCCCTTTGGAGGGGGAGCATCTTTTAACCTCTCTCTGACCACAGAACATTCTGGAAACTACTCCTGTGGGGCTGACAATGGCCTGGGGGCTCAGAGCAGCGAGACGGTGTCACTTAACATCACAG GGCTTTCCAAGAACAAAGTAACCCATATCACTGTGGGAGTCATCGGGTGCTTGCTAAGCATGCTTGGTCTTGCTGCTACGGCTGCTCTGGTGGGTCGCTTCAGAACCCAAAGGAAGTCAG GGCCACAGACAGGACAGAAAAGAGGAAGTGAGGAAGCACCAGGCCCAGAGTTAAATA GGACAATCCCAAGGAACATCGGGAGCGTTCCTGGCCCAGACCCGCCAGCACAGGCCCTCCACGGCCCACCCAGTCTGAGCCGGCCAGCCCTAATGGAGCTACAGCCCTTGTACAGCAACG TCAGTCCTGGCGATGACGACCTGGTTTATTCCCAGATCTGGAGCAGACAGCACAGAGAAGGAAGTCCAG CACATTCACCAAGGACGCATCAGAAGGGTGAG GTTTTCCACCAGGAACCTGCAATCATCTATTCAGAGGTGAAGAGGGCAGACCCCGACGACCCTGCACGGCAGGACCGTGAGGAGGCCGCAGAAGGCTATGAGAATGTCCCATGCGCGTCGCTGGCCTTGGACCACTAG